The Calliphora vicina chromosome 3, idCalVici1.1, whole genome shotgun sequence genome contains a region encoding:
- the Acbp2 gene encoding acyl-CoA-binding protein homolog codes for MSLDEQFTAAAERVKTLTKRPTDDEFLQLYALFKQATVGDNTTSKPGMLDLKGKAKWESWNKQQGKSQEDAKKEYVAFVEKLVAQYA; via the exons ATGTCTTTGGATGAA CAATTTACTGCTGCCGCTGAACGCGTCAAGACTTTGACCAAACGTCCCACCGATGATGAATTCTTGCAATTGTATGCTCTCTTCAAGCAAGCCACCGTTGGCGATAACACCACCAGCAAGCCCGGTATGTTGGATTTGAAAGGCAAGGCCAAATGGGAATCGTGGAACAAGCAACAGGGCAAATCCCAAGAAGATGCCAAAAAAGAATATGTTGCCTTTGTTGAAAAACTTGTAGCCCAATACGCTTAA